The DNA window CGCCGCCGGACCTGCGCGAGTTCGACGAGAAGATCGCCGACGTGCGCCGGGACAAGGAATCCGCGATCGACGCGCAGGACTTCGAGCGGGCCGCGCGCCTGCGTGACGAGGAGAAGACCCTCCTCGGCCAGAAGTCCGAGCGGGAGAAGCAGTGGAAGGACGGCGACCTCGACGTCGTCGCCGAGGTCGACGACGAGCAGATCGCCGAGGTGCTCGCCAACTGGACCGGCATCCCGGTGTTCAAGCTCACCGAGGAGGAGACCACGCGTCTGCTCCGCATGGAGTCCGAGCTGCACAAGCGGATCATCGGCCAGGAGGACGCCGTCAAGGCCGTCTCGCAGGCGATCCGCCGCACGCGTGCCGGCCTGAAGGACCCGAAGCGCCCGTCCGGCTCGTTCATCTTCGCCGGCCCGTCCGGTGTCGGTAAGACCGAGCTGTCCAAGGCGCTGGCCTCCTTCCTGTTCGGCGAGGACGACGCGCTCATCCAGATCGACATGGGTGAGTTCCACGACCGGTACACCGCTTCGCGGCTCTTCGGTGCCCCTCCGGGCTACGTCGGCTACGAAGAGGGCGGCCAGTTGACCGAGAAGGTGCGGCGCAAGCCGTTCTCGGTGGTGCTGTTCGACGAGATCGAGAAGGCGCACCAGGAGATCTACAACACGCTCCTGCAGGTGCTGGAGGACGGCCGCCTGACCGATGGGCAGGGCCGTACCGTCGACTTCAAGAACACGGTGCTGATCTTCACCTCGAACCTGGGCACTTCGGATATCTCGAAGTCCGTGTCTCTCGGCTTCTCGGCGGGCAACGACGTCGAGACGAAGTACGAGAAGATGAAGCAAAAGGTCAACGAGGAGATGAAGAAGCACTTCCGGCCGGAGTTCCTCAACCGGATCGACGACATCATCGTCTTCCACCAGCTGACCAAGGACCAGATCATCGAGATGGTCGACCTGATGATCACCAGGGTCGAGGGCCAGCTGAAGGTCAAGGACATGGCGCTGGAGCTGACCGACAAGGCGAAGGCCCTGCTCGCCAAGCGCGGTTTCGACCCCGTGCTCGGTGCCAGGCCGCTGCGCCGCACGATCCAGCGCGAGATCGAGGACCAGCTGTCGGAGAAGATCCTGTTCGGCGAGATCCAGCCGGGCCAGATCATCATCGTCGACGTCGAGGGCTGGGACGGCGAGGACAACGAGCGGGACGACAAGGCGCACTTCACCTTCCGCGGTGAGGCCAAGCCGTCCGACGTGCCGGACGCACCCCCGGTGAGCATCGGCGCCTCCAGCGGCGACGACGCGGAGTCGGCGGAAAACGACTGACCCGAACACCATCGGAAGCGGCCCCCGGGACCACCCCGGGGGCCGCTTTTCCGTCTCCGCGCCGGGGACATTTAGCGGGCTAAACGCTCCCGGCCCCGGACGAGCGCGTTTAGCGGGCTAAACGTTCCCAGCCCGGGACGAGCGCGTTTAGCGGGCTAAATGTCGTCGGCGGCCTCGGGCCGGAGGAGCGCAGGTCAGCTGCGCAGCTGGGCGTTGAGCCGCGCGGCCTGGCGCGTGAGGTGGTCGCGTTCGGCGAGGTTGGATGCCGCGTGGGCGGCTTCGGCGTAGAGCCGCGCCGCGGTCACCAGGTCACTGTCCCGCTCGTGCAGGTACGCCCCGGCGGCGGCATGGCGGGGCAGGGCGGGGTCGAGTTCCGCCAGCGCGGCCAGGCCGGCTCGCGCGCACTTGGCCTCGCCGACCGCGACGGCCCGGTTGAGGCGAACCACCGGGCTGTCGGTGAGGCGCACCAGTTCGTCGTACCACTCGACGATCTGCGCCCAGTCGGTCTCCTCGGCCGTCCGCGCGTCGGCGTGGAGCGCGGCGATGGCGGCTTGGGCCTGGAATTCGCCAAGCCGGTCGCGAGCGAGGGCCGCCTGGAGCACGTCGACGCCCTCGGCGATCAGGCGGCCGCTCCAGAGGCCGCGGTCCTGTTCGGCGAGAGGCACGAGGCTGCCGTCGGGGGCGGTCCGCGCCGCGCGCCGTGCGTGGTGGAGCAGCATGAGTGCGAGCAGGCCAGCGACCTCCTCGTGGTGGGTCATGACCGCCAGTTGGCGAGTGAGCCGGATCGCCTCGCCGGAGAGGTCGACGTCGCCCGAGTAGCCCTCGTTGAAAACCAGGTAGAGCACGCGCAGCACCGTCCCGACGTCACCGGGTTGCGTGAACCGGACGGTCGAGACCGTCCGCTTGGCTCTGCTGATCCGCTGGGCCATCGTCGCCTCGGGCACGAGGTACGCCTGCGCGATCTGCCGCGTGGTCAGGCCGCCGACCGCGCGCAGCGTGAGCGCGACGGCCGAAGCCGGCGTCAGGGACGGGTGCGCGCACAGGAAGTAGAGCTGGAGCGTGTCGTCCACCGCTTCGCTCGGGCCGGGTTCGGGCTCGTCTTCGACGCGTTCCTCGCGGTGCCGCCGAGAGGTGTCAGCGCGGGCCGCGTCGATGAACTTGCGCCAGGCCGCGGTGACCAGCCAGCCCTTGGGGTCCCGCGGCGGGGCGTCCGGCCACACGCGCAGGGCCTCGACCAACGCGTCCTGCACGGCATCCTCGGCAGCCGCGAAGTCGGCCCCGCGACGGACGAGGATGCCGATCACGGTGGGAGTGAGGGTCCTCAGCAGAGCCTCGTCCACAGCCCGTCACTCCGTGATGGTCGCGTGCATGGTCAGGAACGGGCGAAGCTCGAGCCACTCGTGGATCGGCTTTCCGCCCGCGCCCGGAGCCGCGGAAAGCTCACTCGCCAGCTCGAGCGCCCGTTCGCGGGTCTCCACGTCGATCGCGATCCAGCCGGCGATGAGGTCCTTGGTCTCCGCGAACGGGCCGTCGGTGACCGGCGGCCGTCCCTCGCCGTCGTAGCGGACGAACGTGCCCTCTTCGGAGAGGCCCTGACTGTCGACGAACTCGCCGGTGTCCTTGAGCCTGCTGATGAAATCCTGCATGTACCGCATGTGGGCCGACAGTTCCTCCGGCGCCCACTGGTCCATCGGGACGTCGTTGACCGCTGCCGGTGCGCCCCGGTAGTGCTTGAGCAGCAGGTACTTGGCCATCGTGTGCTCCTTGCTGTGGTGCGGCCATTGTGGCCGTGTTCGTTTCGGAGACGGAGCCGTTTCCGGGTTCTCGACATCGCACCGAGATCTTTCCTGACGGCACTCGGCTCAGGCGTGCTGACGCTCCTGCTGCCGCCGCGCCAGTTCCTCGACCGCGCTCGGCAGGGTGGTCTCGAAGTCGATGAGCTTCGCCCAGGTCGGGGTCACGACGATCCGGACCATGCCGTCGTAGAGCGCGCGGACGTTGGCTTCCCACTCGACCCGTTGCTCGGGCGTCATCGCGTAGGTGCCGTTCATTTCGAGGTACTCGGACGGGATGCCCTCGACGACGTCCAGTTCGGCCCGCCCGCGGATGAGCAGGATCTTGGGCGGATGAACCTCGGTGTCGATCGTCAGCGCGACCATCGGATTCTCGCGCAGGCTCGGAAGTTTCGGCGCGTTCGTCGGAGTGCACAGGACGATTTCGGTGCCGTTCCAGTGGAACGCGATCGGGATGCTGCGGGGTGTGCCGTCCTTGGCGACGTAGGCCAACCGGGTCAGATCCCTGGCCAGCAACTCCTGGCTGATCGGCCGGTTCAGCACCTCGGTGATTTCGTTCGGTCGCATGTCGACTCCCTGATCTTCGTCGTGTTCTGGTCGGTTCACCGCAGGGACGAAGCCGTGCACGGGTTCTCGACATCATGCGCGCCGCGCGTTCCGACTGGGCGCGTTTAGCCCGCTAAACGCGCCAAGGGGGCGCCGCCGAATAGGCGTCGGGAGGGGAACAGGCCCAGTAGAGTCCGGCGCCGAGCAGCGCCGTCGGGATCGCCACGCGGAACCAGCCGAACCGCGGCATCACCGCGAACGCGATCGCGCTCAGCACCACGAGCGCCGTGGCCACCAGGACGAGCGGCCATCGTCGCCTGGCCAACGCGGGCGCCAGCAGCGCGAACAGGAGCGCGACGCCGGGCACGCTGAACGCCAGCGCGATCGCCAGCGACAGCAGCCTGCCCAGACCGCACCACGCCGTCGGGTCGGCGTGCTCGCAGGCCACGGTGTTCGCCTCGTCGAGGCACTGCCACAGCGCACCGCAGGCCGCGCCGGTCAGGAGCCCGGCAACGCCGGAGGAAACCGGTCTTCGCGCCATGGCGGTCACGAGGGCGCCTGCCCGGCGGTGTGCACCCACCGGGCAGGCGAACCCGTTACGGCTTCAGCGGGCCGGGGTAGAGGTACTGGTCCGCGGGCTTCGCGTTGCCGTAGAACCAGGCGTCGAAGAAGCCTTGCAGCCGCTGACCCGAGACCCGCTCGACGAACCGCTGGAACTCCGGCAGGTTCGCGTTACCGTCCCGGTGCAGGCTCGGCCAGAGCCGCAGCACCGTGTCGAACGCGCGATCGCCGACGGTTCGCCGCAACGCGTGCAACGCCATCGGGCCCTTGCTGTAGACCGCCGTGAACTCCTTGCCAGGGCCCATGTCGTAGAGCTTTCCCGCCCAGAAGGCCGGGGTGGCCTTCTTCACCGCCGCCAGGTAGCGCGCGTCCATGGGCTTGTTCGACTTCGCTTCGCTCCACATCCATTCGGCGTAGCTGGCGAAGCATTCGTTCAGGCACACGTCCTTCCAGTCGTCCACCGCGACCGAGTCGCCGTACCACTGGTGCGCGTTCTCGTGGACGATCGTGGGCAGGTCTGCCCATCCCGCGTAGACCGGCCTGCTCATGGTTTCGAGCGAGAAGCCGATCTGCTCGGTGAGGAAGATGCCGCCCGCGGCGTCGATGGGGTACGGGCCGAACTTCGACGACAGGAAGTCGATGACCTCCGGCAGCCGCCCTTCCGCCTGCTTCACGGCGTCGGGCACGCCTTGTGCGAACGCGTCCACCACCGGGGCGCCGTCGCGCAGCCGCGAGCGCTTGAAGTCCCACTTCCCGATGGCGACGGTCGTCATGTACGGGACGACGGGTGTTTCCTCCGCCCACACGTGGGTGGTTCCTTGCGGGGCTTTGCGGGTGCCGCGCTCCTGGCCGTTGGCGATCACCCCCCACTCGTCCGGGACGGTGATCGACAGGTGGAAGGTCGCCTTGTCCTTCGGGGTGTCGTTCACCGGGTACCAGGTGGCCGCGGAATGCGGTT is part of the Amycolatopsis sp. CA-230715 genome and encodes:
- a CDS encoding YciI family protein — protein: MAKYLLLKHYRGAPAAVNDVPMDQWAPEELSAHMRYMQDFISRLKDTGEFVDSQGLSEEGTFVRYDGEGRPPVTDGPFAETKDLIAGWIAIDVETRERALELASELSAAPGAGGKPIHEWLELRPFLTMHATITE
- a CDS encoding RNA polymerase sigma factor, with the protein product MDEALLRTLTPTVIGILVRRGADFAAAEDAVQDALVEALRVWPDAPPRDPKGWLVTAAWRKFIDAARADTSRRHREERVEDEPEPGPSEAVDDTLQLYFLCAHPSLTPASAVALTLRAVGGLTTRQIAQAYLVPEATMAQRISRAKRTVSTVRFTQPGDVGTVLRVLYLVFNEGYSGDVDLSGEAIRLTRQLAVMTHHEEVAGLLALMLLHHARRAARTAPDGSLVPLAEQDRGLWSGRLIAEGVDVLQAALARDRLGEFQAQAAIAALHADARTAEETDWAQIVEWYDELVRLTDSPVVRLNRAVAVGEAKCARAGLAALAELDPALPRHAAAGAYLHERDSDLVTAARLYAEAAHAASNLAERDHLTRQAARLNAQLRS
- a CDS encoding pyridoxamine 5'-phosphate oxidase family protein gives rise to the protein MRPNEITEVLNRPISQELLARDLTRLAYVAKDGTPRSIPIAFHWNGTEIVLCTPTNAPKLPSLRENPMVALTIDTEVHPPKILLIRGRAELDVVEGIPSEYLEMNGTYAMTPEQRVEWEANVRALYDGMVRIVVTPTWAKLIDFETTLPSAVEELARRQQERQHA
- a CDS encoding M1 family metallopeptidase gives rise to the protein MSGSTRWRRPAVAATVAVLTGLTLGAGVAEASGHPTPGSDGAGDSYYPTDGNGGYDVADYTLSTTYDPASHDLIGNQRVTARATQDLSSFNLDLHKLGVDSVKVNGKQATFKQTGEHELVITPARALRRGQPFVAEIAYHGKPTAISDPSLGANGWQYSESGGAFVAGEPHSAATWYPVNDTPKDKATFHLSITVPDEWGVIANGQERGTRKAPQGTTHVWAEETPVVPYMTTVAIGKWDFKRSRLRDGAPVVDAFAQGVPDAVKQAEGRLPEVIDFLSSKFGPYPIDAAGGIFLTEQIGFSLETMSRPVYAGWADLPTIVHENAHQWYGDSVAVDDWKDVCLNECFASYAEWMWSEAKSNKPMDARYLAAVKKATPAFWAGKLYDMGPGKEFTAVYSKGPMALHALRRTVGDRAFDTVLRLWPSLHRDGNANLPEFQRFVERVSGQRLQGFFDAWFYGNAKPADQYLYPGPLKP
- a CDS encoding ATP-dependent Clp protease ATP-binding subunit; the encoded protein is MFERFTDRARRVVVLAQEEARMLNHNYIGTEHILLGLIHEGEGVAAKALESLGIALEGVRQQVEEIIGQGQQAPSGHIPFTPRAKKVLELSLREALQLGHNYIGTEHILLGLIREGEGVAAQVLVKLGADLNRVRQQVLQLLSGYQGKEPQEAGGGRGEGTPSSSLVLDQFGRNLTVSAREGKLDPVIGRGKEIERVMQVLSRRTKNNPVLIGEPGVGKTAVVEGLAQNIVKGEVPETLKDKQLYTLDLGSLVAGSRYRGDFEERLKKVLKEIKTRGDIILFIDELHTLVGAGAAEGAIDAASILKPMLARGELQTIGATTLEEYRKYIEKDAALERRFQPIQVGEPSLEHTIEILKGLRDRYEAHHRVSITDSALVAAATLADRYINDRFLPDKAIDLIDEAGARMRIRRMTAPPDLREFDEKIADVRRDKESAIDAQDFERAARLRDEEKTLLGQKSEREKQWKDGDLDVVAEVDDEQIAEVLANWTGIPVFKLTEEETTRLLRMESELHKRIIGQEDAVKAVSQAIRRTRAGLKDPKRPSGSFIFAGPSGVGKTELSKALASFLFGEDDALIQIDMGEFHDRYTASRLFGAPPGYVGYEEGGQLTEKVRRKPFSVVLFDEIEKAHQEIYNTLLQVLEDGRLTDGQGRTVDFKNTVLIFTSNLGTSDISKSVSLGFSAGNDVETKYEKMKQKVNEEMKKHFRPEFLNRIDDIIVFHQLTKDQIIEMVDLMITRVEGQLKVKDMALELTDKAKALLAKRGFDPVLGARPLRRTIQREIEDQLSEKILFGEIQPGQIIIVDVEGWDGEDNERDDKAHFTFRGEAKPSDVPDAPPVSIGASSGDDAESAEND